A region of Ornithodoros turicata isolate Travis chromosome 5, ASM3712646v1, whole genome shotgun sequence DNA encodes the following proteins:
- the LOC135395679 gene encoding uncharacterized protein LOC135395679, translated as MDRTQLNKKRKILRNQVTTIQNDLDRRTAGEEPQDITELAARIDRLQSLNASLKEVDSQIEPLLTEDEFDQEFTKQLDYQNRLEMTLFMAKAHVDARRRAVTTSDIPAIAHPQGDASPARVHTVQAPQTQAAVRLPKLEMLKFDGKRCHWQQFWSQFNVTIHTNASLPESSKMQYLMAALQGEAANAVEGLQLTPGTYESAVEILRNRFGNDNLLIQEHLKSLADIEPVRSSRHLYDLRRLYDTVQAHIRGLNCLGTTTESYCSMLYPILLRSLPMDMALQFNRVLTEKTVSTASTSTALTSASTGTSFHNNALKSLLTFLGNEVRHREEITQRTFQSPPEHDPTKTPHFRKFKPANGRPVVTLQNMVKAGKGNERCLFCNMTSHAIADCTSTKSLAEKKHVLAEQRRCFRCCKPNHAARHCRTRPKCHKCAGHHATTMCDPEYKPRPSAPAPGTSAAVTLKTTVNRSPQRILLQTATAWAHATKEEVFTRLIFDGGSQRTFITRHLSKALGCQIVRTEHISIGAFGVQHNRPEVLEAVELSLRTMHGRGEHQKITALVVEQICSQVLDVPPDVIKEHMQQYKLAIADCRDGALRQQIEILIGADHYWEFVTGRTLPVYQGVQAVETTLGWTLQGPCSLPNVVRTASCHTVTVLHASQHREAVNDMMERIWNLDSIGIRCDETDAAQHHFVLDNFKTSIQLKNDRYSVALPWKPVVSMLDNKHIAEKRLSQVTRRLTKSQGLMARYDAAIREYLVSGVAEKVTQEMDQAQNAAHIYYMPHHAVIREDRITTKMRIVFDASSHEAGTSSLNDNLNAGPNLNPDIMPPLMNFRLYPVALVSDVQKAFLQIAIHEDDRDALRLLWYSTTPVDGQLLPNVETWRMTRVTFGTAPSTFLLAATLQHHIQRHASEHPRLARILENSIYVDDVIFGAANEEEAEAMYTETLQLFGKASMKLQKWGSNSYAMREKFKSEPDAVLIGNTTKVLGIPWNQEQDTLSLPLDFHRTSGEYNGMTTKRQVLRSVAQIYDPLGFILPYTVTGKMLLQEIWKHGLEWDAPLPDDIARKWGAWHNELQDLKDIEIPRCYLPDMSTEIQPQLHFFSDASPGAYGTVVYLRLGGCADGYKTQLIAARSRIAPVKEVTLARMELLGALMSARLASYLRDNFKLTTSDFFWTDSMIALQWIRGDANRWPQFVRNRVTEIQQKVEKDRWRYVGTEANPADLLTRGTSPKKLLQSKLWWKGPSWLAQSDDKWPSPEVNEMIRTHVHKEQVVLQTIAPSCSDPVMDLGRFSNVNNLHRVTAWIIRFTKNSRGIGRINGPLSASEIQQAERYWVRQEQESAFADEISALGSNNALKRTSKLKDLRPFIDDDGILRLGGRMGGSRQTFSECHPIILPTHSHYARLLILQSHRQVFHCGVRDTLVQLRERFWILRARQQVKRILRGCVTCRRNDARHLTQPDGQLPPDRVTMSHPFEVTGIDFAGPVMLKRRRNYHKGYIVLFTCAVTRAVHLELCEDMSAIKFLQAFRRFTARRGICQTIYSDNALTFKKVAREIRDIQRILTDPLVQDYSSRNGIRWKFIPERAPWWGGFYERLIRSVKSALRKTLSRNVVDFIEMQTLLAEVEAMMNSRPITFVYNENSEPTPLTPATMIMGRRLLAPPLNSRNLETLRRSHLWVAGC; from the coding sequence ATGGACCGAACTCAGCTGAACAAAAAGCGCAAGATTCTGCGGAACCAGGTGACGACGATCCAGAACGATCTTGACCGACGAACGGCGGGTGAAGAACCTCAGGACATTACCGAATTGGCAGCACGCATCGACAGGCTACAAAGCCTCAACGCCTCTCTCAAAGAAGTCGATAGTCAGATCGAACCTCTTCTTACTGAAGATGAGTTTGACCAGGAGTTCACGAAGCAGCTGGATTATCAAAACAGATTGGAAATGACCCTCTTCATGGCAAAGGCACACGTCGACGCCCGTAGACGTGCTGTGACCACCTCTGATATCCCTGCCATCGCACATCCACAGGGAGATGCCTCCCCTGCGCGGGTACACACCGTTCAAGCACCACAAACGCAAGCCGCTGTTCGCCTTCCCAAACTAGAAATGCTGAAGTTCGACGGCAAACGATGTCACTGGCAGCAATTTTGGAGTCAATTCAATGTGACTATCCACACCAATGCCTCACTCCCTGAGAGTAGCAAGATGCAGTACCTAATGGCTGCACTACAAGGGGAAGCTGCGAACGCCGTGGAAGGTCTACAGTTGACTCCTGGCACTTACGAATCTGCCGTCGAGATTCTCCGCAATCGTTTCGGCAACGATAATCTACTAATTCAAGAACACCTCAAAAGCCTGGCGGATATCGAACCCGTACGTTCGAGCCGACATCTCTACGACTTGCGGAGGCTATATGACACAGTCCAGGCTCACATTCGAGGACTGAACTGCCTTGGCACTACTACAGAGTCTTACTGCTCTATGCTGTACCCGATCTTGCTGAGATCTCTTCCGATGGATATGGCATTGCAATTTAACCGTGTACTTACCGAGAAAACGGTATCAACCGCTTCGACATCAACCGCTTTGACATCAGCCTCTACAGGCACATCGTTTCACAACAACGCGTTGAAGTCATTACTGACCTTCCTAGGAAACGAAGTAAGGCACCGCGAAGAAATCACCCAGCGTACCTTTCAATCTCCTCCCGAACATGACCCCACAAAGACGCCGCACTTTCGCAAATTTAAACCGGCGAATGGTCGTCCAGTGGTCACATTGCAAAACATGGTCAAGGCAGGCAAGGGAAATGAACGCTGCCTCTTTTGCAACATGACAAGCCATGCGATAGCAGATTGTACAAGCACAAAGTCTCTTGCCGAAAAGAAACACGTATTAGCAGAGCAACGCCGATGCTTCAGATGTTGCAAGCCGAATCACGCTGCAAGACATTGTAGAACCCGCCCAAAATGCCACAAATGTGCCGGTCACCACGCAACGACGATGTGCGACCCAGAATATAAGCCTCGGCCATCTGCCCCTGCTCCCGGAACGTCCGCGGCAGTCACTCTGAAGACCACAGTCAATCGCTCCCCCCAACGCATTCTACTTCAGACCGCCACAGCCTGGGCACACGCAACTAAGGAGGAAGTCTTCACGCGCCTAATCTTCGACGGCGGCAGTCAACGCACGTTCATCACTCGTCACTTGTCGAAAGCACTCGGATGTCAGATCGTTCGCACAGAGCACATCTCCATTGGGGCATTCGGAGTTCAACACAATCGTCCAGAAGTACTGGAAGCCGTTGAGCTCAGTTTAAGGACTATGCATGGAAGAGGTGAACATCAAAAGATAACAGCCCTGGTGGTGGAACAGATATGCTCTCAAGTCTTGGACGTTCCACCTGATGTCATCAAAGAgcacatgcagcagtacaagctggcaatagccgaCTGTCGCGACGGTGCCCTACGTCAACAAATAGAGATTCTGATTGGTGCGGACCACTACTGGGAATTTGTTACCGGGCGCACTCTTCCGGTGTATCAAGGTGTACAAGCCGTCGAAACGACACTTGGCTGGACGCTGCAAGGACCATGCTCTCTACCAAACGTAGTGCGCACAGCAAGCTGTCACACGGTGACTGTGTTGCACGCAAGCCAACATCGCGAAGCGGTGAACGACATGATGGAGCGAATTTGGAACTTGGACAGCATCGGCATACGTTGCGATGAGACAGACGCAGCACAGCATCACTTTGTCCTCGATAACTTCAAGACGTCCATTCAGTTGAAGAACGACAGGTATTCAGTTGCCTTGCCGTGGAAACCAGTTGTGTCAATGCTAGACAACAAGCACATTGCGGAGAAACGTCTTTCACAAGTCACGAGGCGTCTAACCAAGTCACAAGGGTTAATGGCGAGATACGACGCAGCCATACGTGAATATCTTGTCTCTGGAGTAGCAGAAAAGGTTACCCAGGAAATGGATCAGGCCCAAAATGCAGCACACATATACTACATGCCGCATCACGCAGTCATCAGGGAGGATCGAATAACTACAAAGATGAGGATCGTCTTCGACGCATCCTCTCATGAAGCTGGCACCAGCTCGCTCAATGATAATCTGAACGCGGGCCCCAACCTAAATCCGGATATCATGCCACCACTTATGAACTTCCGCCTTTATCCAGTAGCCTTGGTATCGGATGTACAGAAGGCATTCCTACAGATCGCCATACACGAGGATGACAGAGACGCGCTTAGGTTGCTGTGGTACAGCACCACGCCGGTAGACGGCCAGCTACTGCCTAACGTTGAAACGTGGCGCATGACTAGGGTGACTTTCGGCACGGCCCCTAGCACGTTCCTCCTGGCAGCCACGTTACAGCACCATATCCAGCGGCACGCCAGTGAGCATCCGAGACTAGCAAGGATACTTGAAAATTCCATTTACGTGGACGACGTCATTTTTGGTGCGGCGAACGAGGAGGAGGCAGAGGCGATGTACACCGAAACCTTACAGCTGTTTGGAAAGGCTTCCATGAAGCTCCAAAAATGGGGTTCGAACAGTTATGCGATGCGCGAGAAGTTTAAGTCAGAACCGGATGCTGTTTTGATTGGAAACACAACGAAAGTACTTGGCATTCCTTGGAACCAGGAGCAGGATACGCTGTCTCTCCCACTTGACTTCCACCGCACATCAGGAGAGTACAACGGCATGACCACGAAACGACAGGTGCTGCGCTCTGTGGCACAAATATATGACCCATTGGGCTTCATCCTTCCGTACACCGTCACCGGAAAGATGCTCCTACAGGAAATCTGGAAGCACGGGTTGGAGTGGGATGCTCCGCTACCAGATGATATCGCTCGTAAATGGGGCGCTTGGCACAACGAGCTCCAGGATCTCAAAGACATTGAAATACCACGTTGTTACTTACCGGACATGAGCACTGAGATCCAGCCACAGCTACACTTTTTCTCTGATGCTAGCCCCGGCGCGTACGGTACCGTTGTTTATCTACGTCTCGGCGGCTGCGCGGACGGATACAAAACACAACTGATCGCAGCAAGATCAAGAATAGCACCAGTGAAGGAGGTTACTCTAGCTCGTATGGAACTACTTGGTGCGCTGATGTCAGCTCGTCTCGCCAGCTACTTGCGGGACAATTTCAAGCTCACCACCTCAGATTTCTTTTGGACAGATTCAATGATTGCTTTGCAATGGATACGAGGGGACGCAAACCGCTGGCCGCAGTTTGTGCGCAACAGGGTCACAGAAATTCAACAGAAGGTAGAGAAAGATCGATGGAGATACGTGGGAACAGAAGCAAATCCAGCCGACTTGTTGACGCGAGGAACAAGTCCCAAGAAATTGCTTCAGTCCAAGCTGTGGTGGAAAGGACCATCATGGCTGGCGCAATCTGATGACAAATGGCCATCTCCTGAAGTCAATGAGATGATACGCACTCACGTTCATAAAGAGCAGGTTGTGCTCCAAACCATCGCACCATCGTGCTCGGATCCAGTGATGGATCTGGGACGATTCAGCAATGTCAATAACCTCCATCGTGTAACAGCGTGGATAATTCGATTCACCAAGAACTCCAGAGGAATAGGTcggatcaacggtcccttaagcGCTAGTGAGATTCAACAGGCCGAACGCTACTGGGTAAGGCAAGAACAAGAATCTGCATTCGCGGACGAAATCAGCGCACTCGGAAGCAACAATGCACTTAAGCGAACATCGAAGTTGAAAGATCTAAGGCCATTTATTGACGACGACGGCATCCTCAGGCTTGGAGGACGAATGGGTGGTAGTCGTCAAACATTTTCGGAATGTCATCCAATCATACTGCCAACTCACTCGCATTATGCTCGCCTTTTAATTTTACAGTCCCATCGACAAGTTTTCCACTGCGGAGTGCGTGACACTTTAGTGCAGCTACGCGAAAGGTTCTGGATACTCCGAGCACGCCAACAAGTCAAGCGAATACTACGAGGTTGCGTGACATGCAGAAGAAACGACGCAAGGCATCTGACACAACCTGATGGCCAACTTCCACCTGACAGAGTGACGATGAGTCATCCCTTCGAGGTCACCGGCATCGATTTTGCGGGACCAGTAATGTTGAAGCGAAGGAGGAACTACCACAAGGGCTACATTGTCCTCTTCACTTGTGCCGTCACAAGGGCTGTGCACCTAGAGCTGTGCGAGGACATGTCGGCGATCAAGTTCTTGCAAGCCTTCCGAAGATTTACAGCTCGTAGGGGAATCTGCCAAACCATCTACTCGGACAATGCCTTGACGTTCAAAAAGGTCGCAAGAGAAATTCGGGACATACAGAGGATCTTAACGGACCCACTGGTGCAGGACTATTCTTCACGTAACGGAATCCGCTGGAAATTCATACCGGAGCGCGCACCATGGTGGGGTGGCTTTTATGAAAGACTGATAAGATCCGTAAAATCAGCATTGAGGAAAACCCTGTCCAGGAACGTCGTAGACTTCATCGAAATGCAAACTCTGCTGGCTGAGGTGGAGGCGATGATGAACTCAAGACCTATAACCTTTGTTTACAACGAAAACTCCGAGCCGACACCACTCACTCCAGCAACCATGATAATGGGAAGACGTCTACTCGCACCACCATTAAATAGTCGAAATCTTGAAACACTACGTCGTTCTCATCTGTGGGTGGCAGGCTGTTGA